The Cellulophaga sp. RHA19 genome includes the window TAGGAACTTGATTTGTACTATATACACAAGGATCTAACGGATCTGTATCTGTTGCATCTGGATCACCATCACCATCATCATCTAAATCACAAATACCCACTAAACCGTCACCATCTAAATCTGTATCTACCGCAGTCACAGCGTTTACATCACCTGTATTATATGCAGCTGCAGCTACTAATCCGTTTGCTAATATTTTTCCTGAACCATCACCAACAGTTGCAGTATCGGCATCATCATATTCAGAACCATCGCCATTATCGGCAGTACTACTTTCATATGCTTCGTTAGCATCTGAACAGGTATCACCATCACTATCTACATTAAGAAAATCTGGAGTACCAGCTGTTGTTTCTGTAGCAACTGTACCTGTACCAGCTGTATTAGGAATACCTTCAGCACTTATTGCTCCATCTGCAATACCATTACCATCTGCATCTGTACCGCCTGATTCTACAACATCGTAAATTCCATCATTATCACTATCTAAATCAAGCGTATTTGCTACACCATCATTATCATTATCACAATCTAAAACCGATCTAAAGGCAAAACCTTCATTTACGTGATTAGCACTTGAATTTATAGTACCATCTGCAAAATAACCAATATCCATAGGAAAAGTTATGCCTGTACTGGTATCTATCAATAAAGACCATTGCGAATCTGGTACAAGTCTGGATAAACCTGCAGCATCTGGAGCCACTTGAAAAGGAGTACCTGATGTTATCACAGCACCATTACCTAAATCTGTTTCGCCAAGCGGATCTGACAATACTGCCGTACCACCACCTGGCCAAGTAATAATAACCGTCTTATCTGCATTTTGAATATTACCTACGGCACTATTAGGCTCATAAGAAGAAACTCTAATTGCATTTTGCACTGCATTTACAGGCTCTTGTAACGTAAGCGTCATTTCTACAGTTGGATCCGTACCTTGGTTCCATCTTACTTGTAAACCATTATCGGCAGAACCGGTTTTATCTAAAATATTATATTCGGTAGATGTGATCGTAAACTGTTGACTTACTCCATTACCATTATTATATTCTCCTGTTAATAATAACGTATCATCTCCTGATAAAATTGAGCCTTTTGCTGGCGTACATTCTAAATCATTTACTATACCATCATTATCATTATCTTCATCACAAGCGTCACCTACACCGTCACCATCCGCATCATTATATAACGGATGATTTGGGGAGCATTCAGAACATTCATCAGCTTGTAGTAAATTATTAACAGAAGTTCCTATACCTTGAGAAACTCCTCCAGGAATACCTGCAGCATTTACTGTTGCTGTTAGTCTAAAACTACCATCTAAGTCTCCATAATCATAATTTGCATCGCCTTCTAAAGCATCTGGACAACCATCATTATCACTGTCGGAATCTAAATGATCATAAATACCATCATTATCTGTATCTATGTACAGTGAGCATAATGTGTTTACTCTCCAACCAATATTATCTGCATTAGCATTTTCTGATTGTGCGATAACAATTCTATTGATTCCTTTATCTATATTAAATCTAAAATTAGCTTCTTGGGCACCTCCTCCAATAATGGCCGCAACAGCATCTCCAGTAACAGGATCATAAGATGCTCCTGAACCAACGGTGCCTGTTGTAGAATATATATCTGCTGTAAATTCTACTTGAACGGAGCCATTATAAAATTTAATATTCTGACTTTCATTATAGCTGCCAGAGGCATTCCTTGCCAAACTCCTAACATTAAATTCTGTAGATAGTATCAGTTCTGAAAATATAATTTCAGTAGTTGTACCTGTAATATTAGAATTTGAGTTACGAGTCTGCATATCTACTTGAACACTACCATCTGTATAGTTAGGGTTTCCTGCAGGGAATGTTCCTGTTCCTATAGTTGTTGTAGCAACTGCAGTTATATCATTATCAAAATCTTTAATGTAAGCTATTAAATCACCATCATTGCTGTTTAAAGCAATTGTATTGTACGATGCATCTGTAAAGTGAATATTGTTAGTAGGAACTAAACCACAGTCTTTATTAAATTCATCAACATCTAAAATACCATCATTATCATCATCATCATCACAACCGTTTGGTATTCCATCTAAGTCTGTATCTAAAGTATCATCAAAACCTTCACAAACATCAGAGGTATCAGGTACACCATCATTATCATCATCTAGGTTTTCTATAGTAATTACTTCTGAAGTATCATCTACAGAAGAATTTGAATCTGTTTCATCTTGTGTATTAGAAATAGTATTGGTAACACTTATTGAAGAAATTGGCGCATTTATATCATCTGCTACGGCAACAATAACTAAAGATTGTTTTTCACCCTTAACCATATTACCCACACTCCATTCTGGATCTGACCAACTGCCTTTTGTTGGGGTTGCACTTACTAAACTTAGGCCTGCAGGTAGTGCATCGGTGATAACTAAATTATTAGTGTCATCTAAACCTAAACTCTCTACAGTAATTGTAAATGTTACTGTTTCTCCTTCTGATATAGTAGATTTATCAGCTGTTTTATTAATAAATATATCTGGATTACAGTAAAATACTTGAATTACGTTAGAGTTGTAATCGCATCCACTTTTAGAGACACTCACATAATGTTCTCCAATTTCAGTAGGAGTATAACTTCCTGTGGTAGCTCCAGGTATGGCCACACCATCATTATACCATTGGTAGGTGTCAAAATTTTCTGTAAGTGTAATAGTACTTCCTAAACATCCAGAACCTGAAATGGAGTAATCTACTACGGGTACGGTGTCAAAACCAGAAAAGTATCCGCCAGTTCCTAGTGCACCACTAAAACCAACAACTCCAACAGCAATTGCTCCTGAAGATTGCACATAAATATTACCGGTTAAACCAGGTATATAAAAACTTTTCCAAGGTAAGCCTGTAGCTGGTATAGCAGCAGGCAGTGTTACAGGAACACCATCAGCAGTTACAACAATATTAGCATCAGGAGTACTATTTGAAGCTAGAATGGTTAACCCACCAGATATGGTTTTTCCGGCTAAATCTTCAATGGTACTTATATTATTCACATTATCTGGAAGCAAGCAATTAACAGGAGCTATAAAATTCATTCCAATAGTTGCTCCAGAAGTACTACCTGCCAAACATTGGTACGCATACACATTTTTAGATGCTGTTACCGTCATATTATTACCTGCTGTACTACCTGAATAATTTGACCCAGGAATAACAAAGTATTCTCCGTCATTTATAGTTGCAATAGGAGTTGTTGATCCATTTACAAAAATGTCAGTACCACTAGCTGTTCCAATTATAATTGGAAATTCTAAGGAATCTGAACCACCACCTCTAACAAAAACGTATTCCCTACCAATAATATCTATAGGCACTGGTTGGTCTGTTCCGCCATCTTGTATATTAGATCCTGGAGTAACACCAAGTAATATATGACCTGTACTAATAGCAATATCTTTATCTGATATAATATCTGCACCTAACCATCCATATCTATTGGCATCGCCATTATTTCCTAGAGCTTCTAAGACATAAGATTCTCCTTTGTTTAAAGTAACTGTAATTGTATCATCTGTTAAGCCTGTAGCATTATTTCCTAATCTAAAAACACAATCAGGATCATAGTCTGAAATGGTAACTGTTGTATTATCTTCGGTAGCCATTATACCTAAGGCTGCATTAAAAATGCTGCGGTCATGAAGAAAAGGAATACCACCCCATTTAAAATGGGTTCCTAAGGCCGCCCGCCCTTTTGAAGTTAAAGAAACTCCCTGAGAATTACTACTTCCTCTATAATTTGCATAAAATTTTTGTCCTCCTGGTGCCTCTAAACGTAAACCTGCTGTACTATTAACAGTACCCACTTCATTTTCAGTTAGTAATGTTATACCGTTCTGATTTATAGGTAAAGAATAAGTGTAAGGATTTGTATTTGAAACTGATACTGTTGCTGCTGGAGTTGCTGATGTACCTATGTAAATATTAATGTTAAAGGGTATTACTTCTGGAGTAGAGAGGTATACCGACTGAGCCGAAATATAAGCTGTTCTTGTCGATGTTAGTGGCGGCATATAATGCAAGTCACTCAATTGCCCATAACTATTAGCTATTAAAAGAAAACAAAAAAGTTTAAGGGTAAATAAAATTCTTTTAGACATTTGGAGGTATATGTGAAATTAATTTGTTTTTAATATATCCTTGAAGTAATTCCAAATATCTTTTTTGAAATTGCTTAACAAGATTATTAAAGGTTTTTATGTGGTTCGAATTTGAACGTTAATTTTATGAAGACAATAATTGATTTTAGTCTAAATAAAAGAATAATAAGTAGAGTTATTCCTAAAAAATAAGTAAATTAAATATGGGGTTTTTCATAATGGGGTTTTTAATGGTTGTAGTAAAAATACTGCTTATAATAATACTTTAATAATAAATTTTGTTTTTTTATTTAGATAGTTTATTATTATTCAATATGTTAACTTAAATAAAAAAACCACGTGTTATAGGTTTTTGTTGTGTGTTTCTATGGTTTTGCATACGAAAGTCTTTTTTTTGTATGTTAAGCTTACTTTTATCTTAATACACTTAGTAGTTAACGTTTGATAATAAAGTAATTATTGTAATCCTTTTTAAGTGTGATATGAGTATTAAAGTGTTGCATCTTGTATTATAACATTAACATTTGTTCATATGTTTTAATCTTGTTTTTTATAAAAAGTAAGCCTCAATAAAAATAGTATCAAACTAATTTTTTGAAAAGACACTTAAGCTAGATAATACAGTAGAATTTTCTACTTACTTATGGATAGTGAGTTTTCAACGTTTATGGTAATTTCATCAATGCGATGGTTGTTTAGTATGATAACCAATGACGATATAAAAGTAAACCCAATAGAGATAGAGAAGCAGTTAACAGATTTTATATTTAAAGGGATAGAGAATAAATAAACACTTATAGTTTATTATAAAAAAAGAGGAAGCTTTAGCTTCCTCTTTTTGTTTGTTGTTGTTTTATGTTTTAGTTTTTAATTACAATAAACTCAGATCTTCTATTTTGTTGGTGTTGTTCTTCTGAGCATTTGCTATTAGAATCGCAGTTGTTAGTTAGTTGAGATTCCCCAAAACCTTTGCCTGACACACGCTCAGGCGCAATACCATTGTCTAATAAATACTTTACCGTTTCTTTTGCTCTTCTGTTAGATAATGCTTGGTTGTAGGTAGTAGTAGCTCTAGCATCAGTATGTGATCTAACTTCAATAACCACCTCTGGATATTCTTTAAGATATGCAAATACTTGTTGCATTGTAATTTGCCCATCAATCCTAATAAATGATTTATCAAGGTCAAAATAAATAGGATCTAATTTTAAGTACTTAGTTAAATCTGTACCAATAGGGGCAGCCCTTTTAATAGGATTTAATTTTACAATAACAGGATCTAGTTCTTTATTACGTTCTATAGCAAAAGAGGTAGTTCCGTTTTCAAACTCTATTTTTTGTCCCAGTAGGGTATAGGTATCCTCCCAGCAAATATCATCAATTGTAAAATTTCCTTTTTTATCAGTTTTAGTTTCAAAAACCAAAGTGTTTTCTTTGTCTTTTACTTGCACAGCAGCGTCTGCAATACTAGCACCTGTTTTAAGATTAACAGCAGTACCTGTAATTGTATTGTAACAATTAAGGTTTAGTTCTTTTGTTTGAACAAAGCTATAAATATCATCATACCCTTTACCACCATCACGGTTAGAAGCAAAGAATCCTTTTTGAGAATCTTCATCAAAAATGAAAGAGAAATCATCTTGTTTACTGTTTAGGGGTTTACCAATATTTAAGATGTAAGAATCGTTAAAGTTATCAGTAATTTGTGTAGCAAAAATATCTAACCCACCAAGTCCAGGGTGCCCATCAGAGGCAAAATACAAGATGTTATTTTTAGATACAAACGGAAACGTTTCTCTAGATTCTGTGTTAATTTTATTACCAAGATTTAGAGGAGCACTAAAGGTTCCATCAGCAATAATATCTACCACATACAAGTCAGACATTCCACGCGTACCAGGCATATCCGAAGCAAAATATAATTTAGTTTCATTTGGCGATAGGGCAGGGTGTGCTACGGAATACTCATCACCATTAAAAGGTAATTCTGTGATTTTTTTCCATTGGTCACCAACTTTTGTAGCTCTGTATAATTTAAGTCTACTAACGCCATCTTTATCGCGGGCAAACCTTCCGTTATCAGAGTTGTTTCTGGTAAAATACATAGTGTTACCATCTTTAGTAAAAACAGCCGAAGACTCGTGTGTTTTTTTATTTAGTTTACGGTCTAATTTATCTGCGTTAAAAGGAGTTCCTTCTTCATTAATTTGTGCAGCATACAGGTTTAAAAAGGGTTGGTTGTTCCACTGGTGAATAGAATTGCGCACAGTACCAGTATCTCTAGCTGAAGAGAATACTAGTTTATCATTATAATAAGCCGGAGAAAACTCAGACACACTAGAGTTTATCTCTAGGTTTTTTAGATTGTAACGCCCAGAGTTTTTTTCAATTACTTGTAAGTAATTGGTGTTATTTTCAAACAAGGTAGCTCTAGAGTCGTACTGTTTAATTTGATCAAACTTACGCATCCAAGTATCAGATTTTTGATATTCACCAATAGACTTTAGTGATAATGCATATTTGTATACCTCTTCAGGATCTACGTTCGCATCTTGAAGATTTACTAGTTTTTCATACCATTTAGCAGCATTCTCATACCTAGCATTAAGGTAATTAGAGTTAGCAAGTTTTCTGTAAATAGTTTCAGAGCTGTATCCAAGATCAATTAACCTTTGGTATACATCAATAGCCTCCGCATATTGGTAGCTTTCAAACTTATCATCTGCTCTTTGTTGTTTTTTAGACTGTGCATTAGTGAGTGCACAACAAAACAAAAAGGCAAGTGTTATGTATTTAAATTTCATTTGTTTTGTTTTTTTAGAAGAATCTAGGGGTAATTACTTTTTTGTATCTAGACTTAAGTTCGTATCTTAAAAATACCTCAAAAGACCCATCATTAAAAGAAGTGTTTCCAAGATCAGTAGTTTCTTTATCGTATGCTAGTCCAAGCATAAGTTGTTCGCTAAGCTGAAACCCAACAAGAGCACTTAAAGCAGCATCCCAACGGTAAGCCGCTCCAAAGCTAAACTTATCTCTAAGTAAAAAAGTAGCAGATAAATCTGCTTGTAAAGGCGCCCCTTTAACAGCTTTAATAAGCGCTGCTGGTTTAAGTTTTAAGTCTCTATTTAGCTCAAACACATAACCCGTAATTAAATACCAGTTCATACGTTCAACAGCGACAAAAGAGCTGTTTTGTCCACCAGAATTATCAAAATGTTCAGTTTCTAAAAAGTTAGGTACAGATAACCCTGCATAGAATTTATTGGTATGATAGTAAATACCTGCTCCAAAATTGGGAGAGAATTTTTTATCAATATCATTATATCCAGTAGGAGTAGACTCTTGTCTGTAGTTTGCAAGTTTAGAAAAGTCAAGGTTTAAAAAATGTCCACCCGCTTTAAGTCCAAAAGATAGTTTGCCTAGATCGCTAGTGGGAACAGTGTATGAGAAGGCAGCATCTACATAAGTATCTTGATTTGTACCATTCCCAATTTCATCGTGTACAACCGATAGTCCAAGTCCGACTCTTCTAGAAACAGGAGTGTTAAAGTTAAGGGTTTGTGTTGTGGGCGCACCGTCTAGTCCTACCCATTGCGATCTATGCAAGGCAGCAATACTAAATACGCCTCTAGACCCTGCGTAAGCAGGGTTAATGGCAATAGTATTATACATATATTGAGTGTATTGAGCATCTTGTTGTGCAGAAGAGTTTTGCACAGCAAGAAAAACTAAAACAATACTAACTATTAATTTTCTCATAATTTATGATTTATGCGTTTAATGGTTGTGTTTAAAATTACCTGTTTAGATATAAATATCCAGCTTTAGATTTGTTTAGACCGTTATTATTGTAGTTAATAATGTAGTAATAAACTCCAGCCGGTAGTGTTTCGTTTTTCTTCACAACCACTCTACCATTAGAAATACCTTTAAATACATTAGTACCACGATCGTAAGATTTAGTTTCAAAAACAATAACTCCCCATCTGTTATAGATTTGTACAGTATTGTTCGGAAACTGCTCAATATTAATAATTCTAAAGTAACCATCATCTACACCAGGACCAACAAGGTCGTTGTAGATAGAGATATCACAAGCAGCCCCAGCCGGAGGAGTACCACCGATATTATCACAAGGATCAAGAGGGTCAGTTTCATCATCAACTTCTTTACCATCAAGAATTAAATCCCCATCAGAATCAGGATTAAAAGGATCAGTACCTAAATCTGCTTCTTGAGCATTGGTTAATCCGTCCATATCACAATCAGTATCATCAAGAGGAACTCCGTTAATAGAATCACAATCATCAAGCGGATTGGTATTGTCGGTTACTTCTTGTCCGTCTAAAATGGTATCCCCATCAGTATCAGGGTTATTAGGGTCAGTACCTAAAGTAACTTCATCACCATCTAAAAGTCCGTCATTATCCGAATCAGGATTAAAAGGATCTGTACCAATAGTAGCTTCTTGGGAATTAGTTAAACCATCGTTATCACAATCGCTAGTAGGTAGAGGAGTACCACCAATAGAATCACAATCATCTAAAGGATTTGTACCGTCTGTAACTTCTTGGCCATTTAATATGCCATCACCATCACAATCTACAATTAAGTAGTCTCCAGAAACAGGAATTGTAACACTAGAAACTAAATAATCACAAGGATCATTTTTATCTGTACCATCTAGGTCTTCTTGAGTATCTAATACGCCATCACCATCAGTATCTGCAACTTCTCTAAAGTCAACCTCAATTGTGCTTGTATCATCTTCGTTATCAGTTGCAATTGCACCTGTATCCAGATCATTGTTTACATCATTACCTACGGTATCATCAAAGGCATCATTTAATCCATCACCGTCAGCATCTGCCAAAGGATCTACAAGAGTACCTTGACCAGCTTCCAGCATATCTGAAATACCATCGTTATCAGAATCAGCATCCAAATAATCTGGAGTTAAATCTGTATCTGTATCCTCTGGTCTTAATCCGTTAGGGTAGTTAGTATCTACACCATTTGGACTAAAAGATTCCGCTGGAGCAACATAACCTGTAGTAGGTTGTGCTTCTACGTTATCTGGAATACCATCGTCATCCGCATCGATATCCAAGAAATCTGCATTTCCTGATGTATCTGTGTTCAGTGGCATTGTACCTTCTGAACTATCTGCTTGACCATCATTGTTTGCATCTGCAAAACCAGTATCAACACTATCGATAACGCCATCATTATTCGTATCCAAAGCATCATTACCCGCTTCGTATACATCATATATTCCGTCGTTATCTGCATCAATATCAAAGTGATTTGGAATACCATCACCATCAAAATCGAATGCTGGTTCAGTTGTTCCGTTTACATCGCCAACCAATGGATCGTTAGGATCATCATCGGAATGGTTTGGAACACCATCGTTATCATCATCGGCACTTAGGTCAATTCCGTTAGCCTCATCTAAATCTGAAATACCATCATTGTCATCATCAAGATCTGCTGTATCTGGGATACCATCACCATCAAAATCCAATACCGATCTAAAATCAACTTCTGCCATATCAGCATCATCTTCGTTGTCAGTTGCGATGGCACCCGTATCTAAATCATTGTTTACATCATTACCTACAGTATCATCAAAAGCATCGTTAAATCCATCATTATCGGCATCTGCCAAAGGATCTACAAGAGTACCTTGACCAGCTTCCAGCATATCTGAAATACCATCGTTAT containing:
- a CDS encoding OmpA family protein, with amino-acid sequence MKFKYITLAFLFCCALTNAQSKKQQRADDKFESYQYAEAIDVYQRLIDLGYSSETIYRKLANSNYLNARYENAAKWYEKLVNLQDANVDPEEVYKYALSLKSIGEYQKSDTWMRKFDQIKQYDSRATLFENNTNYLQVIEKNSGRYNLKNLEINSSVSEFSPAYYNDKLVFSSARDTGTVRNSIHQWNNQPFLNLYAAQINEEGTPFNADKLDRKLNKKTHESSAVFTKDGNTMYFTRNNSDNGRFARDKDGVSRLKLYRATKVGDQWKKITELPFNGDEYSVAHPALSPNETKLYFASDMPGTRGMSDLYVVDIIADGTFSAPLNLGNKINTESRETFPFVSKNNILYFASDGHPGLGGLDIFATQITDNFNDSYILNIGKPLNSKQDDFSFIFDEDSQKGFFASNRDGGKGYDDIYSFVQTKELNLNCYNTITGTAVNLKTGASIADAAVQVKDKENTLVFETKTDKKGNFTIDDICWEDTYTLLGQKIEFENGTTSFAIERNKELDPVIVKLNPIKRAAPIGTDLTKYLKLDPIYFDLDKSFIRIDGQITMQQVFAYLKEYPEVVIEVRSHTDARATTTYNQALSNRRAKETVKYLLDNGIAPERVSGKGFGESQLTNNCDSNSKCSEEQHQQNRRSEFIVIKN
- a CDS encoding PorP/SprF family type IX secretion system membrane protein codes for the protein MRKLIVSIVLVFLAVQNSSAQQDAQYTQYMYNTIAINPAYAGSRGVFSIAALHRSQWVGLDGAPTTQTLNFNTPVSRRVGLGLSVVHDEIGNGTNQDTYVDAAFSYTVPTSDLGKLSFGLKAGGHFLNLDFSKLANYRQESTPTGYNDIDKKFSPNFGAGIYYHTNKFYAGLSVPNFLETEHFDNSGGQNSSFVAVERMNWYLITGYVFELNRDLKLKPAALIKAVKGAPLQADLSATFLLRDKFSFGAAYRWDAALSALVGFQLSEQLMLGLAYDKETTDLGNTSFNDGSFEVFLRYELKSRYKKVITPRFF